A genomic window from Lutra lutra chromosome 17, mLutLut1.2, whole genome shotgun sequence includes:
- the KIAA0513 gene encoding uncharacterized protein KIAA0513 homolog isoform X1 — MEAPEVPVGALIDFGTEPSASSPLEMLPPKLQEGDSSQGDGASESETTESADSENDMGESPSHPSWDQYHRSSSNESFSSNQSTESAKDEETLELREFMRGYVEKIFSGGEDLDQEEKAKFGEYCSSENGKGREWFARYVSAQRCNSKCVSEPTFYRLVQSFAVVLFECHQMDDFGPAKNLMTMCFTYYHIGKPHLLPSESKEKPAGSIDSYLKSANSWLAEKKDIAERLLKNTSAKTENVKGFFGGLETKLKGPLARKHEEDENKPKEKPQKTVTVCSPEEERKGEKIYLYTHLKQQPIWHTLRFWNAAFFDAVHYERRKRSPTTRGDAGEEEKKREKWCHMTQEERNDSLRFNENITFGQLGTFTHNMLAFGLSKKLCSDFLKKQAVIGHLDEEQYKLLSDHIEQMAIE; from the exons ATGGAGGCCCCGGAGGTCCCCGTGGGCGCGCTGATTGACTTCGGGACTGAGCCGTCTGCCTCCTCGCCCCTGGAGATGCTGCCTCCAAAGCTGCAGGAAGGGGACAGCTCCCAGGGTGATGGAGCTTCGGAGAGCGAGACCACAGAGTCTGCGGACAGCGAGAATGACATGGGCGAGTCGCCCTCCCACCCATCCTGGGACCAGTACCACCGCTCCTCCTCCAACGAGTCCTTCTCTTCCAACCAGAGCACCGAGTCGGCCAAGGACGAGGAGACCTTGGAGCTCCGGGAGTTCATGCGCGGCTATGTGGAGAAGATCTTCTCTGGAGG GGAGGATTTGGACCAGGAGGAGAAAGCCAAGTTTGGAGAGTACTGTAGCAGCGAGAATGGAAAAGGCCGCGAGTGGTTTGCTCGATACGTGAGCGCCCAG CGCTGCAACTCCAAGTGTGTCTCAGAGCCGACCTTCTACCGCCTGGTGCAGTCTTTCGCCGTGGTCCTGTTCGA gTGTCATCAGATGGACGACTTTGGGCCCGCCAAGAACCTCATGACCATGTGCTTCACCTACTACCACATTG gTAAGCCGCACCTGCTGCCCTCCGAGTCCAAGGAGAAGCCTGCAGGGAGCATCGACTCCTACCTGAAGTCCGCCAATAGCTGGTTGGCGGAGAAGAAGGATATCGCTGAGCGGCTGCTAAAGAACACATCGGCCAAGACAGAGAACGTCAAGGGCTTCTTCGGGGGACTGGAGACCAAGCTGAAGGGACCCCTGGCCAGGAAACATGA GGAGGATGAGAACAAGCCCAAGGAGAAGCCGCAGAAGACAG TGACCGTGTGCAGCccggaggaagaaaggaagggggagaagatCTACCTGTATACGCACCTGAAGCAGCAGCCCATCTG GCACACACTGAGGTTCTGGAATGCGGCTTTCTTCGATGCTGTCCACTATGAGAGGAGAAAACGGTCTCCCACTACCAG AGGGGAtgctggagaggaggagaagaagag GGAGAAGTGGTGCCACATGACCCAAGAGGAACGCAACGACAGCCTACGGTTCAATGAGAACATCACCTTCGGGCAGCTGGG CACGTTCACTCACAACATGCTGGCGTTCGGGCTCAGCAAGAAGCTATGTAGTGATTTCCTGAAGAAGCAGGCCGTGATCGGCCATCTGGACGAAG agcAGTACAAGCTGCTGAGCGACCACATTGAGCAGATGGCCATTGAGTAG
- the KIAA0513 gene encoding uncharacterized protein KIAA0513 homolog isoform X2, with translation MEAPEVPVGALIDFGTEPSASSPLEMLPPKLQEGDSSQGDGASESETTESADSENDMGESPSHPSWDQYHRSSSNESFSSNQSTESAKDEETLELREFMRGYVEKIFSGGEDLDQEEKAKFGEYCSSENGKGREWFARYVSAQRCNSKCVSEPTFYRLVQSFAVVLFECHQMDDFGPAKNLMTMCFTYYHIGKPHLLPSESKEKPAGSIDSYLKSANSWLAEKKDIAERLLKNTSAKTENVKGFFGGLETKLKGPLARKHEEDENKPKEKPQKTVTVCSPEEERKGEKIYLYTHLKQQPIWHTLRFWNAAFFDAVHYERRKRSPTTREKWCHMTQEERNDSLRFNENITFGQLGTFTHNMLAFGLSKKLCSDFLKKQAVIGHLDEEQYKLLSDHIEQMAIE, from the exons ATGGAGGCCCCGGAGGTCCCCGTGGGCGCGCTGATTGACTTCGGGACTGAGCCGTCTGCCTCCTCGCCCCTGGAGATGCTGCCTCCAAAGCTGCAGGAAGGGGACAGCTCCCAGGGTGATGGAGCTTCGGAGAGCGAGACCACAGAGTCTGCGGACAGCGAGAATGACATGGGCGAGTCGCCCTCCCACCCATCCTGGGACCAGTACCACCGCTCCTCCTCCAACGAGTCCTTCTCTTCCAACCAGAGCACCGAGTCGGCCAAGGACGAGGAGACCTTGGAGCTCCGGGAGTTCATGCGCGGCTATGTGGAGAAGATCTTCTCTGGAGG GGAGGATTTGGACCAGGAGGAGAAAGCCAAGTTTGGAGAGTACTGTAGCAGCGAGAATGGAAAAGGCCGCGAGTGGTTTGCTCGATACGTGAGCGCCCAG CGCTGCAACTCCAAGTGTGTCTCAGAGCCGACCTTCTACCGCCTGGTGCAGTCTTTCGCCGTGGTCCTGTTCGA gTGTCATCAGATGGACGACTTTGGGCCCGCCAAGAACCTCATGACCATGTGCTTCACCTACTACCACATTG gTAAGCCGCACCTGCTGCCCTCCGAGTCCAAGGAGAAGCCTGCAGGGAGCATCGACTCCTACCTGAAGTCCGCCAATAGCTGGTTGGCGGAGAAGAAGGATATCGCTGAGCGGCTGCTAAAGAACACATCGGCCAAGACAGAGAACGTCAAGGGCTTCTTCGGGGGACTGGAGACCAAGCTGAAGGGACCCCTGGCCAGGAAACATGA GGAGGATGAGAACAAGCCCAAGGAGAAGCCGCAGAAGACAG TGACCGTGTGCAGCccggaggaagaaaggaagggggagaagatCTACCTGTATACGCACCTGAAGCAGCAGCCCATCTG GCACACACTGAGGTTCTGGAATGCGGCTTTCTTCGATGCTGTCCACTATGAGAGGAGAAAACGGTCTCCCACTACCAG GGAGAAGTGGTGCCACATGACCCAAGAGGAACGCAACGACAGCCTACGGTTCAATGAGAACATCACCTTCGGGCAGCTGGG CACGTTCACTCACAACATGCTGGCGTTCGGGCTCAGCAAGAAGCTATGTAGTGATTTCCTGAAGAAGCAGGCCGTGATCGGCCATCTGGACGAAG agcAGTACAAGCTGCTGAGCGACCACATTGAGCAGATGGCCATTGAGTAG